Sequence from the Microscilla marina ATCC 23134 genome:
CGCCAGGATGGCCTTGTTAAACTTGGGAGAAAGCACAGGCGCCTTGTATTTCTTCAACCAGGATATTTTCAGGAGTGTACGTCAAATGTCGCTGTTGCTCGCTTCCAGCTCCGAAAATCGCTCATAGCTCAACAGCGCGATATTGGCTCCACCTACTACAATTAAGCTCAATATGAGAAAGCCCTTTTTTATGAAAATTCAGGTTTGTGGAAAACAACGACATATGTTTATGTTATTTAACAAATATAAAAGATTGTATTAGTTTATGCAACAGTATTGCAAAAGTTAACAAGTTGCAAAAAATCATCATATACAATAAAAGCCTGTGTTGATTTGTGCTAAACACAGGCTTTATTTATTTACTTACTAATGAAAGTGTAAAATGAATGTATGTTGTCTCAAACAGCTCAAATATATCAAAAACTGTCCCTATACGCAACATTGATGCAAAAGCACTTAAGTTACTATAAAGCCTAAAACTTAAACAAGTTCATAATAAAACCAATCAACACTATGATCAATGAAAACAGAAACAACCCAGCTATATTATAAATAAACCTTGATGCTATCTTTGATTCATTGAATGTAAATTGAGGCCATTTATTGACCATTTCTTTAGTAAATTCTTTTTCGGCATAGACCATTGGGATAAAAAAGTCTTTCCATTTTTTAGTAAATCTACTGACACACTGTCGATAAGCTCTGTAATGATCGGTAGAGGTTTTTGCCAGTTCATTCAGTACGTCTTGCATCATAACAGATGGTGATAAAAAACGAAGTCTTCTTTCCAAGTGCTGTTGTTGCACCAGTTTTTGATCAAATTTTTTAAGCAAAGGCATCATTTGTTTTTCTACCACCTCTTTAGAAGCAAAATATCGTTGCCACCACCTGTAAGCAGTCCCTTCTTCAGCTTCTCTGCTCACCACAATCTCGGGGTGATCTCTTAAAAACTCATCTAGTATTTTATCTTGTGCTTTGTCTGCGGCTGCTTGTGCTTTTCTTACTTCATTGATCAAAATGGTTCTGGAGGGCATAGGGTAAATACTGGCAGACAATTGATTGATGACGGAGGGAACCATCAATACCAACAAAATCCACAGGCCAAGCAACGTAACCGCGTTTTTTTCGCTAGAATATCCAAACAGGTTTACTATAAAGCATAGGCCAAACCAAAAGAGTGCATAAAGCATGACCGCCAGGTAAAACTTGAAGGCGGTGTAGTTAAGTGATGCGCCGTTTGTTATCAGCGAAAGGGTGAGACCAGCCATAATAATAAGCGCCATGACCAAAAAGCGTAAGATGGTTTTTTGTAGAAGCCACTGGTGAATACGAACAGGGTTGGCTGCCACTACTCTAAAAGAGCCCGATTCTTTTTCAATACTTAATATGTTGTAGCAAAATGCAATAACAATCAGAGGCAATAAGTAAATAAGCACAAAAGACAGGTCAAAGTTTCCAAAAAGCAAACGCACCGGGCTGGATAGTTCTGTAAACGATAGACTAATAGCGTCGTCGTTGATGGTAGGTTTGACATAATGGGTAAAAATATCGCTTTGCCCAATCGCGATAAAACTCAAGTTAGCCGAGGGAAAAGCAGCTATCCGAGGGTTGTAGTTTCCAGTGGCGGTTGGCTGGGTAGGGTATTGCCAACTGGGTAGGTCTAATTTGTATCCTTTTTTGAGTGAGTCTAACCGAGCAAGCAATAGCTTGTCCTGCTGTTTCATTTCATTGATGGCCAATTTGATAGATTGGTCGCGTTGTTCTGTTCTTTTTTTTCCATTCCACCCGGCGTATACAAACAGAGCCAGTATCAAGCTGCTCAATACCAACAACCACTTGTTGCGATAAAGCTGCTTTAGTTCGGTGCGCATAATTATTAAATTCATTGCTTCTATATTTTTTTGGCTGACCATAAGAAGCCTGCCATTGATAAAATAAACCAGAAGAATAATGATATAATACTCCAGGTGTTTTTGCGGATGATTTGCCCTAGCTTAGGAGGCGAATAAGAAAACCTGGGAATTTTAGCCCATAACGATTTGTCGGCTTTATATGCCCAGTTGCCATAAGCGGAGTTTTTGGCAAAGTCGCCATTGAGAGTTTTCTGTAACTGAAGTCGGTATTTTTCAGCCGCATCTAAAAAATGCCAATGAGTGCCATAATCAGTGTGTGCCAAAGACATTGAAAGGAAACGAACCGGAAGGTAAGGAGATAAGACAGAGAGCCTGTTGTAGACCTTCTTTTGTTGTTGATAAGTGCGTCTGAGCGCCTTGTAATGTTCAAAATACACCTTGGCTTCGTGCTCTTCGCCTTTTTGCATACGATATCCATCATAATTAAAAGGTAAGTCCTCTAGCTTGGAAACCTTGTAGGCCTTGAGTGTTTCTTTTTCCAGTTTTTTTGCGGCAGCACTCCAGGGGGTGTGTCCGTCCAGGCCCTGCGCTTTGTCTTTTTCAATTGCCGCGGTAAACTGTTGTTGGGTAGGATATGGATGCAGCAAATCTGTAATAGTAGTAGAGGCTTTGGGCAAAGCAAGGCAAGTAATCATCCATATTGCCAAAAGGCTTACCAGTGAAAGGCTTGCGTGTTTAATATGAATTGAACCAATTAATACTATCGAGTTGAATATGGCATAATAGATTAAATATGTAAAAAACACCAGGCCAAAAGTTCCCCAGTCCAATCCAGTGAGTACATTGGTTTGACTTAGAAAAATTGTCAACATCAAAAATGTAAATCCAGTAATACCCAATATAAGGGCGTACATACCCAACCATTTGCCTGCCACCAGCGAGCGCATAGAAACTCCCTGGCTTTTGACCAGCCTTAGTGTTCCCTTTTCATGTTCTTTGCTTACCACATTGTGCCCAATCAGTATGATAAACAACGGGATCAAAAAGAGTAAAACAAAGTCGGGGGTAATGCTACCAAACCTAGATAAGCCGGTTTGGTCGGCAGCAGCCATAAACTGTGCTTCGTTGCGTTTATGAGCCTCGAGATATACCGAAATACCCAAATACCGGTCTACTCCCGGATCAATTAGCGACAGAGGATACTTGGGTTTAAAAGCATAGGTGCCATAATGGGCCGCACTGTGGGGGTTTTTGTTGTCTTGGTTTTCCCAAATACTGCGTTCACTTACTCGAGCACCTTCATACTGTTTGTTGGTCTGTTGATAGTGCCTGTAACTCAGCAGGGTAGCTACCATCATGAGCAGTAAGACAATGCCCAGCGAAATGGTGAACTGCCCTGATCTTGTGATTTCCCTGACTTCTTTTTTGGCTATTTTCCAGATCATAGTTTTAGGTAATTTTTCATGGTTTGCAAACGAGGCCTTGCGCCAGTCTTTTTCGCAAAAATGACCAAGACACAAGAGTTGTTGATCTTGAAACATTCCCCTTTTTTGGCCAAGGTTTTCTTATAAAAGAATCTTTAGGAGAATATACCCCTGAAAAACCATATTTCCGCCTCGGGCAGTGTCTCCACGCCCGATCGAAACCTTGTGCTTGCAAGCTTCAGAGAGGTTTCTCACTTTTTATAAGAAAGCCCTACTTTTTTGGCCAAACTACTGTCAAAAAAAGGGAATATTTTATTAGTGCTCACTTAAAAACTATAGTGAATCGAAAATAAGGTTCTGCGGGGCGGTTGTGGCAACCAAAAGTAACCAAACGAGTTAAAATAGGTGCGCTCATCAGTTAGGTTTTCAATATTGAATCGCAGCAGTAGCTTTTTGTATTGATAACCCACCATCAAAGACATCTTCGTATTGGCAAAATGGGTTTGGCCTTCGCTGTTATCTTTATCTCCAAAATACTGCGCCTGATAAAACACTCCATAACCAAGCGAAAGACCTTTTAGAATTCTCGAAAACTTATAATTAGCCCATAACCCAAGGCTATGGTTAGGGGCATTTTCTAACTCATTACCTTTTTTGAAAATAACATCATCAAGCAGGGAAGTTTGTAAATAAGTATAATTACCTGAAACATTTAATTCATTGGTGATCTTCCCGTTAAAATCAAGTTCCACCCCCTGGCTTCGTTGTGCATTTGAAATATACAAGATATGTCCATCTATGGAAACTTCGGCAGGGTCATAGCTTACCCCCCTTTCGTCGGCCAAGGTAGCTAAAATAAAACTGGGCTGGTTTTCTTTTCTGAGCGAAAAAGCCGCCAGCGTTATGCCCAGTTTTTCATTCAAAAGATTGGCTTTCACACCAGCCTCAAATTGTCTACCTAAAGTTGGATCTAAAAACTCTGTAGGTTTGTACCTGTGTCGGCCGTTTACCTCAAAACTCTCTGCATAAGAAGCATAAATTGAAATATTTGATTTTATCTTAAAAACCATCCCTAACCTCGGAATAACCGGATTATCTGTCACGTTTAAATAGTCATCTGGTCTTTCTGATTCATTGTCATAGTCTCTATCTCTTTTAAACCAGTTAAAGCGTACTCCCAACAAAAAGTGCAGTTTATCATTAAACAACATCAGTTGCTCTTGAATATTTAAACCGGTTCTTGTCAAAACATCCTTATAAGGGCTTGGTGTGGCGTTTAACTCTAGAATATTATTCATAATTGATGGATCTGGATTGTTGAAAGACCCAATAGAATTAGGAAAACGCTCATAAGTAATTCTATCGGTTGAATACGTATAATCAAAACCTACAAATACACTGTGGTTGATGCTTCCTGTTTTGAAGCTGTAATTTAATTCCAGCAGGTTAGCATAGTTATTTAGTGCATTAAATGTGGCAGAATTGCCAAACTCTATGATGGGTTCGTTTAGTACAATATCCTGATTGTTATTTACCAGTGTAACATCCAAAGCCTGTAATGAAGGATGGTTGGCCGGGTCATTACTATTGATCCCAAAACTACTTAATGCCACGGTATCTCCTACACTGTGTACCCAATTTTGCCATATGCCTCGATTAAGACGTGGAACAGATTGGTATTGATTGGTAAGTCTAATCTGAAGGTTGGCAAGTGGCTTCAACTCCAGCGTAGAAACCAGGCTTGTTTCGGTAAACTCATTACGGGCGGCGGGGTTTCCATAAAAGCGATTATATGGGATAGAACGTGCCTCTTCGAGGGTTACACCTGGCACAAAAATACCAGGGTCCTCCACACTCTTATCTTGTCTAAATATCCCCTCTACTGTCCAATTCACCTTGTTGTTGGGTCTATACAAAAATGATGGATTAAGCATAATATATTCATTCGTGACTCTGTCGCGGTAACTATTTGCTTTTTCATAAGTAGCATTTAAGCGCATAGCCATCTTTCCATCGGTATCCAGTTTTTTGTTAAAATCCAAAGAAGGTCTCACCAAGCCCCAAGAACCCATAGTTAAACGCAAATTGGTAAAGTCGGTCAATTGGGGCTTTTTGGTTACAAAGTTGATAACTCCTCCTGGCGATACATCTCCATACAACACTGAGGCAGGCCCTTTCAAAATCTGTACTTCCTCAATATGATCAGAAAAGTGATTCCCTTCGTTCATAATAAGCAGACCATTTCGTCTGTAATTGGCATCGGTTAATAAAAAACCTCTGGACGACACCGCAAGTCTTCGGGAACCATTGCCCCAGGCAGCCGTATTTTGAATACCACTTATGTTTCTAAAAACCTCTCTCAGGTTAATGATTTGTTGTTGCTGGATTATTTGTTTATCAATGACTTGCACTGCCATAGGTATATCCAACAGCTCCAGATTTGTTCTGGTAGCAGAA
This genomic interval carries:
- a CDS encoding DUF3526 domain-containing protein; its protein translation is MNLIIMRTELKQLYRNKWLLVLSSLILALFVYAGWNGKKRTEQRDQSIKLAINEMKQQDKLLLARLDSLKKGYKLDLPSWQYPTQPTATGNYNPRIAAFPSANLSFIAIGQSDIFTHYVKPTINDDAISLSFTELSSPVRLLFGNFDLSFVLIYLLPLIVIAFCYNILSIEKESGSFRVVAANPVRIHQWLLQKTILRFLVMALIIMAGLTLSLITNGASLNYTAFKFYLAVMLYALFWFGLCFIVNLFGYSSEKNAVTLLGLWILLVLMVPSVINQLSASIYPMPSRTILINEVRKAQAAADKAQDKILDEFLRDHPEIVVSREAEEGTAYRWWQRYFASKEVVEKQMMPLLKKFDQKLVQQQHLERRLRFLSPSVMMQDVLNELAKTSTDHYRAYRQCVSRFTKKWKDFFIPMVYAEKEFTKEMVNKWPQFTFNESKIASRFIYNIAGLFLFSLIIVLIGFIMNLFKF
- a CDS encoding ABC transporter permease is translated as MFQDQQLLCLGHFCEKDWRKASFANHEKLPKTMIWKIAKKEVREITRSGQFTISLGIVLLLMMVATLLSYRHYQQTNKQYEGARVSERSIWENQDNKNPHSAAHYGTYAFKPKYPLSLIDPGVDRYLGISVYLEAHKRNEAQFMAAADQTGLSRFGSITPDFVLLFLIPLFIILIGHNVVSKEHEKGTLRLVKSQGVSMRSLVAGKWLGMYALILGITGFTFLMLTIFLSQTNVLTGLDWGTFGLVFFTYLIYYAIFNSIVLIGSIHIKHASLSLVSLLAIWMITCLALPKASTTITDLLHPYPTQQQFTAAIEKDKAQGLDGHTPWSAAAKKLEKETLKAYKVSKLEDLPFNYDGYRMQKGEEHEAKVYFEHYKALRRTYQQQKKVYNRLSVLSPYLPVRFLSMSLAHTDYGTHWHFLDAAEKYRLQLQKTLNGDFAKNSAYGNWAYKADKSLWAKIPRFSYSPPKLGQIIRKNTWSIISLFFWFILSMAGFLWSAKKI
- a CDS encoding TonB-dependent receptor, whose product is MRSNITFILVFLFITQIGFGQTGSIFGTIKDKANKPQSGVHLLLVKTSLGTTSDANGNYSLENIPVGNYTLMVTKVGFGKQRLPVSVKANEKTRVDISLQEATYNLDEIAVYGQRKKIVSATRTNLELLDIPMAVQVIDKQIIQQQQIINLREVFRNISGIQNTAAWGNGSRRLAVSSRGFLLTDANYRRNGLLIMNEGNHFSDHIEEVQILKGPASVLYGDVSPGGVINFVTKKPQLTDFTNLRLTMGSWGLVRPSLDFNKKLDTDGKMAMRLNATYEKANSYRDRVTNEYIMLNPSFLYRPNNKVNWTVEGIFRQDKSVEDPGIFVPGVTLEEARSIPYNRFYGNPAARNEFTETSLVSTLELKPLANLQIRLTNQYQSVPRLNRGIWQNWVHSVGDTVALSSFGINSNDPANHPSLQALDVTLVNNNQDIVLNEPIIEFGNSATFNALNNYANLLELNYSFKTGSINHSVFVGFDYTYSTDRITYERFPNSIGSFNNPDPSIMNNILELNATPSPYKDVLTRTGLNIQEQLMLFNDKLHFLLGVRFNWFKRDRDYDNESERPDDYLNVTDNPVIPRLGMVFKIKSNISIYASYAESFEVNGRHRYKPTEFLDPTLGRQFEAGVKANLLNEKLGITLAAFSLRKENQPSFILATLADERGVSYDPAEVSIDGHILYISNAQRSQGVELDFNGKITNELNVSGNYTYLQTSLLDDVIFKKGNELENAPNHSLGLWANYKFSRILKGLSLGYGVFYQAQYFGDKDNSEGQTHFANTKMSLMVGYQYKKLLLRFNIENLTDERTYFNSFGYFWLPQPPRRTLFSIHYSF